GCGACACCCGAAGGAGATGCCGGGCCGCCCCGGGTGGGTCCTCGCGTCGATGGGCAACTACATCTTCGACCCGGACGTGCTCAGCGACGCAGTGACGCGCGACGCGCAGCAAGATACGGCCCACGACTTCGGCCGCAACATCCTGCCCATGCTGTACCCCTCGGCGCGCGTCTACGCCTACAACTTCATGGAGAACGAGGTGCCGGGGAGCGAGCCCGACGAGCGCGGCTACTGGAAGGACGTCGGCACCATCGAGTCCTACTTCCAGGCCACCCTGGACCTCGTCGCGGTCAAGCCGGTCCTGAACCTCTACAACCGGCGCTGGCCGATCCACACCTGGATGCGCCCCCGCCCTCCCGCCAAGTTCGTCTTCGCCGATCAAGCCCAGGACCGCATGGGGATGGCGACCGACTCGCTCATCTCGCCGGGGTGCATCCTGAGCGGCGGGCGCGTGAACCGCTCCGTCCTCTCCCCCTTCGTGCGGGTCAACAGCTACGCGTCCGTCGACGAGAGCGTGCTGATGGACGACGTGGACGTGGGGCGGCACAGCCGGCTGCGGCGCACGATCGTAGACAAGGGGGTGCAGATCCCCGCGCGCACCGAGATCGGGTTCGACACCGACCGCGACCGCCAGCGCTTCTTCGTGAGCGACGACGGGATTGTGGTCATCCCCAAGGGCTATCGCTTCGAGGGGTGACCCATGAGCTCCCGCCCTCCCGTCGAGCTCGCGCTCTTCTGGCACATGCACCAGCCGTGGTACATCGAGCCGGAGAGCGGCCGCCTCGCCCTGCCGTGGGTGCGCATGCACGCCGCGGGGGCCTACACCGACATGGCCGAACTGCTCCTCGAGCACCCCGAGGTGCGGGCGACCGTCAACCTCTCGCCCTCCCTGATCGACCAGATTCATTACTGCCTGGAGGGGGGGCGCGACGCCTTCGAGGAGCTCACCCTGCGCCCGCCCGGGGAGCTGAGCGACGAAGAGCGCCACGTCCTCGTGCGCAGCTTCTTCTCCGTCCACTGGGGCAAGGTGCTCGAGCCGATGCCGCGCTATCGAGAGCTCC
This window of the Deltaproteobacteria bacterium genome carries:
- the glgC gene encoding glucose-1-phosphate adenylyltransferase, which codes for MSAEASRLAYRLGRQPKILGVVLAGGEGTRLWPLTADRAKPAVPFGGSYRIIDFVLSNFVNSGIHRIKVLTQYKSDSLLSHISRGWRLSAMLDHHVEPVPAQQRMGKQWFLGSADAIYQSLNVVADEEPDYICVFGGDHIYRMDVRQMLAFHVERDAELTVAAVPVPASEASSFGVIEVDASGRMVGFQEKPRHPKEMPGRPGWVLASMGNYIFDPDVLSDAVTRDAQQDTAHDFGRNILPMLYPSARVYAYNFMENEVPGSEPDERGYWKDVGTIESYFQATLDLVAVKPVLNLYNRRWPIHTWMRPRPPAKFVFADQAQDRMGMATDSLISPGCILSGGRVNRSVLSPFVRVNSYASVDESVLMDDVDVGRHSRLRRTIVDKGVQIPARTEIGFDTDRDRQRFFVSDDGIVVIPKGYRFEG